One window from the genome of Cucumis melo cultivar AY chromosome 12, USDA_Cmelo_AY_1.0, whole genome shotgun sequence encodes:
- the LOC103501740 gene encoding 40S ribosomal protein S5 has protein sequence MAVEVDVASQELTQSHHDVKLFNRWTFDDVQVNDISLVDYIGVAPAKHATYVPHTAGRYSVKRFRKAQCPIVERLTNSLMMHGRNNGKKLMAVRIIKHAMEIIHLLTDLNPIQVIVDAVVNSGPREDATRIGSAGVVRRQAVDISPLRRVNQAIYLLTTGAREAAFRNIKTIAECLADELINAAKGSSNSYAIKKKDEIERVAKANR, from the coding sequence ATGGCTGTTGAAGTTGATGTGGCAAGCCAGGAACTGACCCAGTCTCATCACGATGTGAAGCTGTTCAACCGCTGGACCTTTGATGACGTCCAGGTGAATGACATCTCTTTGGTTGATTACATTGGGGTTGCACCTGCCAAGCATGCCACCTATGTTCCCCACACTGCTGGGAGGTATTCTGTCAAGCGCTTTCGGAAAGCTCAGTGCCCAATCGTGGAGAGGCTCACAAATTCACTTATGATGCATGGTAGAAACAATGGGAAGAAGCTTATGGCAGTCCGGATTATTAAGCATGCAATGGAGATCATTCATCTTCTAACTGATCTCAACCCAATCCAAGTTATCGTTGATGCTGTTGTTAACAGTGGGCCTCGTGAAGATGCTACACGAATTGGTTCAGCCGGTGTTGTTAGGCGTCAGGCTGTGGATATATCCCCTCTGCGTCGTGTTAACCAAGCAATCTATCTCCTTACCACTGGTGCTCGTGAGGCTGCTTTCAGAAATATCAAGACAATTGCAGAATGTTTAGCTGATGAACTTATTAATGCAGCAAAGGGTTCTTCAAACAGTTATGCAATCAAGAAAAAGGATGAGATTGAGAGGGTTGCAAAGGCTAATCGTTGA